A stretch of Zonotrichia albicollis isolate bZonAlb1 chromosome 32, bZonAlb1.hap1, whole genome shotgun sequence DNA encodes these proteins:
- the LOC141726030 gene encoding uncharacterized protein LOC141726030 isoform X2, producing MQEEEEAARRRKMALEPQADQELSMESREDKSPRQNLVEEAVLSGSTAQESNGEEKPQRSLTRRGCKRRSRGSKEESPTQGREGSRSSELGVDEELQDGEKPHQCSECGKSFSKRSYLVRHWRIHTEVRPYECSECGKSFRMSSHLTVHQRTHTGEKPFKCGECGKNFSKRCNLNYHQRIHTGERPYECDKCRKRFQSSSHLLQHQPIHLDERPFRCPDCRKGFNDNSTLIRHRRIHTGEGPGARPYECDQCSKAFKTSSHLLLHLRTHTDERPFRCPDCGKGFQRNTHLTSHRRIHTGETPYECPECGKRFRHSSAVTHHQRRHH from the exons atgcaggaggaggaggaggctgcgaggaggaggaagatggccctggagccccaggcag accaggagctgagcatggagagcagggaggacaaatccccacggcagaacctcgtggaagaggctgttttgagcggctccacagcacaggaatccaacggggaggaaaagccccagagatccctcacgaggaggggctgcaaacgcagatCACGGGGATCCAAGGAGGAAAGTcccacccagggcagggagggcagccgGAGCTCGGAGCTGGGGGTCGATGAAGAGCTTcaggatggggagaagccccaccaGTGCtcggaatgtgggaagagcttcagcaaGAGATCCTACCTGGTCCGACATTGGAGAATCCACACAGAGGTTCGGCCATACGAGtgttccgagtgtgggaagagcttcaggatGAGCTCCCACCTGACTGtccaccagaggacccacaccgGGGAGAAGCCCTTCAAGTGTGGAGAGTGTGGGAAGAACTTCAGCAAGCGCTGCAACCTGAACTACCACCAGCGgatccacactggagagagaCCCTatgagtgtgataaatgcaggaagaggtttcagagcagttctcatctcctccagcaccagccaaTTCACTTagatgagaggcccttccgctgccctgactgcaggaagggcttcaatgacaactccaccctcatcaGGCACCGCCGCATCCACACCGGAGAGGGGCCTGGGgcgaggccctacgagtgtgatcaaTGCTCGAAGGCGTTTAagaccagctcccatctcctgctgCACCTGCGCACTCACACAGACGAGAGGCCTTTCcgctgccccgactgcgggaagggcttccaGCGCAACACCCACCTCACCagccaccggcgcatccacaccggggagacgccctatgagtgtcccgaGTGCGGGAAGAGATTCCGGCATAGCTCAGCCGTGACCCACCATCAACGGCGCCACCACTAA
- the LOC141726030 gene encoding uncharacterized protein LOC141726030 isoform X1, whose protein sequence is MGLEEAPVVETGARLQPPPLGPGPQQRRGGPAAELTAPAGFHRDTLEHQPPAHILSAVALSMVPVPFPYSPPWSLSPFADPVPISGPIPGPYSLPRSPFSSPVTIPGAISGPCPHSRCHSQSLSIVPVPFPGPILGPYLHSWSCSRSLSPLTGRRRHRSGPSPPSHNRANPALLPPTNPSARPLPYLHNHSLRFGPAQRRLQPRLGSVCSQFPPSAPSKSGTGRESAPSSFPLISGSVPVLPGSLPVPRGTGLFRNPPRAERGFFWGSALPRPSWGRRRSGRKRSGRTTLVSAPPSPAAQAEAPPSPAASPPPGAADQELSMESREDKSPRQNLVEEAVLSGSTAQESNGEEKPQRSLTRRGCKRRSRGSKEESPTQGREGSRSSELGVDEELQDGEKPHQCSECGKSFSKRSYLVRHWRIHTEVRPYECSECGKSFRMSSHLTVHQRTHTGEKPFKCGECGKNFSKRCNLNYHQRIHTGERPYECDKCRKRFQSSSHLLQHQPIHLDERPFRCPDCRKGFNDNSTLIRHRRIHTGEGPGARPYECDQCSKAFKTSSHLLLHLRTHTDERPFRCPDCGKGFQRNTHLTSHRRIHTGETPYECPECGKRFRHSSAVTHHQRRHH, encoded by the exons AtgggcctggaggaggctcctGTTGTTGAGACAGGAGCGAGGCTGCAGCCCCCGCCTTTGGGCCCTGGGCCGCAGCAGCGCAGGGGAGgcccagctgcagagctcacagcccCTGCTGGCTTTCACCGGGACACTTTGGAGCACCAACCCCCAGCCCATATTCTCTCTGCGGTTGCTCTTTCCATGGTCCCTGTCCCGTTCCCATATTCTCCTCCTTGGTCCTTGTCTCCATTTGCGGaccctgtccccatctctgGTCCCATTCCTGGTCCCTATTCCCTTCCCCGGTCCCCATTCTCGTCTCCTGTCACCATTCCCGGTGCCATTTCTGGTCCCTGCCCGCATTCCCGGTGCCATTCCCAGTCTCTGTCCATAGTCCCTGTCCCCTTCCCCGGTCCCATTCTCGGTCCCTATCTCCATTCTTGGTCCTGTTCccgctccctgtcccctctcaccGGACGCCGCCGCCATCGCTCCGGCCCCTCCCCGCCCTCACATAACCGAGCAAACCCCGCGCTGCTCCCGCCCACCAATCCCAGCGCGCGACCGCTCCCGTATTTGCATAACCACTCCCTGCGGTTTGGCCCCGCCCAGCGCCGGCTGCAGCCGCGTCTGGGCTCTGtttgctcccagttccctcccagtgctcccagtaagaGCGGGACTGGCAGGGAAAGCGCTCCGAGTTCCTTCCCGCTGATCTCAGGATCGGTCCCGGTGCTCCCAGGATCTCTCCCAGTGCCGCGCGGGACGGGGCTGTTTCGGAACCCGCCCAGGGCAGAGCGCGGCTTCTTCTGGGGGTCGGCACTGCCCAGGCCGAGCTGGGggcggaggaggagcgggaggaagaggagcggCAGAACCACGTTGGTTTCCGCGCCGCCTTCCCCCGCCGCTCAGGCCGAAGCTCCCCCGTCTCCTGCTGCATCGCCCCCTCCAGGAGCCGCAG accaggagctgagcatggagagcagggaggacaaatccccacggcagaacctcgtggaagaggctgttttgagcggctccacagcacaggaatccaacggggaggaaaagccccagagatccctcacgaggaggggctgcaaacgcagatCACGGGGATCCAAGGAGGAAAGTcccacccagggcagggagggcagccgGAGCTCGGAGCTGGGGGTCGATGAAGAGCTTcaggatggggagaagccccaccaGTGCtcggaatgtgggaagagcttcagcaaGAGATCCTACCTGGTCCGACATTGGAGAATCCACACAGAGGTTCGGCCATACGAGtgttccgagtgtgggaagagcttcaggatGAGCTCCCACCTGACTGtccaccagaggacccacaccgGGGAGAAGCCCTTCAAGTGTGGAGAGTGTGGGAAGAACTTCAGCAAGCGCTGCAACCTGAACTACCACCAGCGgatccacactggagagagaCCCTatgagtgtgataaatgcaggaagaggtttcagagcagttctcatctcctccagcaccagccaaTTCACTTagatgagaggcccttccgctgccctgactgcaggaagggcttcaatgacaactccaccctcatcaGGCACCGCCGCATCCACACCGGAGAGGGGCCTGGGgcgaggccctacgagtgtgatcaaTGCTCGAAGGCGTTTAagaccagctcccatctcctgctgCACCTGCGCACTCACACAGACGAGAGGCCTTTCcgctgccccgactgcgggaagggcttccaGCGCAACACCCACCTCACCagccaccggcgcatccacaccggggagacgccctatgagtgtcccgaGTGCGGGAAGAGATTCCGGCATAGCTCAGCCGTGACCCACCATCAACGGCGCCACCACTAA
- the LOC141726030 gene encoding uncharacterized protein LOC141726030 isoform X3: protein MGLEEAPVVETGARLQPPPLGPGPQQRRGGPAAELTAPAGFHRDTLEHQPPAHILSAVALSMVPVPFPYSPPWSLSPFADPVPISGPIPGPYSLPRSPFSSPVTIPGAISGPCPHSRCHSQSLSIVPVPFPGPILGPYLHSWSCSRSLSPLTGRRRHRSGPSPPSHNRANPALLPPTNPSARPLPYLHNHSLRFGPAQRRLQPRLGSVCSQFPPSAPSKSGTGRESAPSSFPLISGSVPVLPGSLPVPRGTGLFRNPPRAERGFFWGSALPRPSWGRRRSGRKRSGRTTLVSAPPSPAAQAEAPPSPAASPPPGAAG from the coding sequence AtgggcctggaggaggctcctGTTGTTGAGACAGGAGCGAGGCTGCAGCCCCCGCCTTTGGGCCCTGGGCCGCAGCAGCGCAGGGGAGgcccagctgcagagctcacagcccCTGCTGGCTTTCACCGGGACACTTTGGAGCACCAACCCCCAGCCCATATTCTCTCTGCGGTTGCTCTTTCCATGGTCCCTGTCCCGTTCCCATATTCTCCTCCTTGGTCCTTGTCTCCATTTGCGGaccctgtccccatctctgGTCCCATTCCTGGTCCCTATTCCCTTCCCCGGTCCCCATTCTCGTCTCCTGTCACCATTCCCGGTGCCATTTCTGGTCCCTGCCCGCATTCCCGGTGCCATTCCCAGTCTCTGTCCATAGTCCCTGTCCCCTTCCCCGGTCCCATTCTCGGTCCCTATCTCCATTCTTGGTCCTGTTCccgctccctgtcccctctcaccGGACGCCGCCGCCATCGCTCCGGCCCCTCCCCGCCCTCACATAACCGAGCAAACCCCGCGCTGCTCCCGCCCACCAATCCCAGCGCGCGACCGCTCCCGTATTTGCATAACCACTCCCTGCGGTTTGGCCCCGCCCAGCGCCGGCTGCAGCCGCGTCTGGGCTCTGtttgctcccagttccctcccagtgctcccagtaagaGCGGGACTGGCAGGGAAAGCGCTCCGAGTTCCTTCCCGCTGATCTCAGGATCGGTCCCGGTGCTCCCAGGATCTCTCCCAGTGCCGCGCGGGACGGGGCTGTTTCGGAACCCGCCCAGGGCAGAGCGCGGCTTCTTCTGGGGGTCGGCACTGCCCAGGCCGAGCTGGGggcggaggaggagcgggaggaagaggagcggCAGAACCACGTTGGTTTCCGCGCCGCCTTCCCCCGCCGCTCAGGCCGAAGCTCCCCCGTCTCCTGCTGCATCGCCCCCTCCAGGAGCCGCAG